The sequence below is a genomic window from Equus caballus isolate H_3958 breed thoroughbred chromosome 11, TB-T2T, whole genome shotgun sequence.
agagcagggcaCTCAAATGTTGGCTTGTTTCgtgggtggggacagggagaggagagggggggATTTCCGAAAGTGAATTCCGTCTCTGGAAACCTGCACACCCTTCAAATGTGGAATTTGATCTTCTTGGTTTTGATTCTCCATGGGTGTAAGGAGAAAACAATCTTACGGAATCCCTCTGCAGCTCTCCATCTTGCTGTTCTAGAGCCGGGGATCAGGGGAAAGAGGAAGTTAGGGCAACACGCACTTGTCCTTGGCTAATTGGCCAGTTTGGTGGGGAGAGTAGTCAAGGAGAAGGAGTTAGAAGGTCAAGGGGAGACTGTGACACCCCCGAGCCCACTCCACTGCCTCTGGTGTAAATACTATACACCTGGGAACTTCTTTGGCTGGCTAACTCCCAGAGCTATGTCCAGGGGAATGTGCATTCTTGGAAAGTGTTTTCCCCCAGCCATCCTTCACTGTCAGTGTTTGGAATGTTTCATACTTGTGACTGGTCTGGTCCCTTGAAATCTAAGTCAGTATCTTGCCCATGAAGGGAGCTGGACTGGCAAACCCAGTGGGTCAGAACTCAGCCTCCCCTCTCTTCTGTGAAAGACCTCTGTTGGTCAGTTTCGGTTCTAAAAGGATGCAAATGCAGAATCCAGCTCAGGCACTCAGATATGTAAACAGGACGTTGTCCTTGGGGCATAGCCCACCCCAAGGAATTTCCCAACATGCATAGCACTTGGCAGAGAGAGTTAGATGAGTGCTGCCTGGGTGCATGGGCAGGGAATGAGAGCCATAAAGGGGATGGCTGCGGCCAGGATCTAAGTAATAACAGAGAGACTAATTGAGATACATCCAGCACCATCCCCCAGCTGCAAGGAGGGTGGAGCCCTGAGCTCTCTCTTTCCCACAGGGCGCGGAAGAGGATGTGCCTGCATCAGTTTCATGGCAAATCCCACCAAGGAGATGGAGATGTTAAATGTCAGATCTCCTTCTCCTGGTTGAGGTGGCAGGATGATGGGGAGGACAGAAGGTGAGGCTGCCATCAGCGATTCAGGAAGAAGGACTTGAGACTCTGGAAGAAAACCGacttctgtctctgcctctgtttctttttgatgATGGGCACCCACACCAGCCCACATACCAGCATCATGAGTCCCAGGGATAGGAAGGCAGGCCCTATCATCTTAAGGACCTTACAGCTACTTTCACCCAGCTTCAGGGTGTAGGCCAAGCAGGTGATGACCACGCCGAAGAGGAGGATGGCGCCACCCACGGACATGATGACGATGGGCTTGCGGTAGATTTCCCAGTTACTCCTGGGGGTGGTGGTCCAGACAGACTCACTTCTGGAGCTGATGCACAGGGAGCTGGCGGTCTGGCTAGGCAGCAGGTCCTTGGATTCTGGAGACTTCTCATCGACCTCCAAGGCCTTCTTGGGGACAGCCTCCATTGTCATGGCTTCTTCGGACCCAGCACCAGTAACCTGCAACAGTTAGAAGCAGAGGTGAAGCTGAAGGAATCTTCACACATCCTTCCTGTTCGCAGCATCCGTCTCCAGCTGGCTGTCAGTGGAGGGCTATACAAGGTTTTTGTGCTGAAGCCAAAAGGGAAATCAGGTGAGATCCACAGAAATAAGAAACCACTCAGgctgaaatgtttttttcttatgagaaataaatattatatcATTCTAATCAACTGCTTTTAGTATTCTAAACAGGGAACAGTGGTGCCctttaaaaaactaacaaaagcTATAATGTATTTTCAGACCCCACTgcttttctagctgtgtgatcttgagtgagttacttaacatctctgtgcctcagcgttctcatctataaaatggggataataatactactTCTGTCATAGGATTTTCaaaaggttaaatgagttaagaCGTGTAATGCATTGGAGCAACATCTAGCATACTGCAAGCATCCCAAAAATACTATTGTTTGCCTATCAGAGTAGtgatattttatacataaatgtgtgtgtgtgtacacacacgtgtATCAGACATGGCACTAAACACTTCCTTCATCAACTCGAgacctcacaataaccctgtgaatGATGCATTAGTCCTAGGTGACAGTGGAGACGGCTAAGGCTCAGCGAGGTGCAGCAGTTTGTCACAGGGTGAGGAAATGCCAGGGTTGCACTTGAACCCAGTCCGTCCTTGCTCTTAAAGCGCCAGGCTGTGTGCGGGCTAGAGGACATCTTTTAGTGCAGCCTGGGCTTTGCTGTGCTTTGTCAGCACAGGCTGTGATGCCTCAGGGTCAGAGTGTGACCCTTCTATATCTAAATGCCCCCTTTCCCCAAACCCCCACATGAACCACAGCAAGTCAGATTCCCACCCTCCGGTTCTTAACCCTGTAAAGACATGGAATCCAGCCCGAGTCCCCATTCCGATTTCTCATCCAGAGCCCGTCTGCGCACCTCTGGGTCACTGGAACTCTCTCATCCCCTGGTCCCCCACACAGGAGGTAGATGGTCATCTGTGTGGGGCATCTTCAGAGCTGCTCACCTGCCAAATACTTCTCTGCCAGAGCCGTACTAGCTCAAGGTCCTTTAACACGGGGTGAAAACCTTTCATTCCATCAAGGGGAAGGCAGGTTCAAGTGCAAATGCCTGTATATTTGCAATAAGGCAATAAGAAGTGGATGACTAATTTTAGATACTTTCCTGATATTAGAtagtcgtgtgtgtgtgtgtgtgtgtgtgtgtgtgtgtgtgtgaggaaggggAGGCCGACAGAGCCCAGGTGTCCTGCCTAAAGATCTCTACCCAGACATCTCTGAGTCATCTTCGAGTTGTCTCCAAAGGGTTCGTACAGTGCTTTCTACCCTAGAGATTCTGTCTACTTTTAATTGAATGAGTACGTGAGTAAACAActtcctttctgcttcctccctccctcccccttccctccctccttctcaccctccctccctccttccctgccatGGTCACTAGATCCAGCTTTCTTTACAAACTCAGTTCTTCCTGGTGGGAGCCTGGTGCCTGCCCGCTGCTGTAAGCATGGTGGTGGCTGCTCTTTGGGACCCTGCTGGCCACCCTCTCCTCCTGTCTTGGAATCCAAAATTCCCCCCACTTTGCTCTGCAGGGCCCTGCCTGCCTGCGAGAACTTTCCTCAAGCAgcctctgctctttctccctcctcagaTTAACTGCCTTTCGTCCTTGGCTTCCACTCTTCCCTCCTCCAGGGAGTCAAATCTTCCTCTGACCTCCTCTTTCACGTTTCCTGTTGGACCACTGCGGGCCCCACAAATCAGCATTTCTGAATGTCCTTCTTTTTGAGCGGGATGGGAGAGATTTCTTTCCAAGTGAAATTTCTTGGGAAGAAATTTCATCCCAGTCACAATGggttccccctccccaccccgaaTTGGGCTAGAGTCAGACCCAGATATGGAGGGGGGTGCACTTTTGGAAATATAGCTGGGGATAAAGGAGATGGTGTCTGGAGCTGGCGGCTCCCAAACCCCAACAATCCAGAAGCTGCCGTTCTTCTTTACCAGGTCACGTCCACCCACAGAAGGTCCTGTGGTGAATGGTCTCTCCTTCAACACTTCCTACAATGTCAATTTCAAGTTTaatcccctccacccccaccccctccaccccgcACAGCAGCTCGGGCCTGAACCACTGGACTAGTGTTCCCACTCTCCACTTTCTAGAACAGGCAGTTACAAGTCCCTCCCCTGTGACAGGGAGGAACTAGGAATTGTAAAGTCTCCCTGCCTTCAGAATGTCGATATTAGCATTCACGTACGCTCACCTAGAGGGAGGATATTTGGATCTCTGCTtccaaagattttgaaaaatgtgaCAGACGTGCTTTTGTAAGTACAGGCACACACGCGTTCACTTCCCTGTTGATCCTGTGGTATATTTGCATGAGCTAAGTAGTCATATTTAAAGTGACCTTTTCCCCTGCGGGCGGGCAGTAGGGCAGGGATCATAAATCGTGTTATAAAATCCTGGCCAGAAACTTGTGTTGGTTGTTGCCCCCTGGTTTCTTATGTGGATGTTTTGATGTCTTCAGCAGGATTTTCTCTCTCGGTAACCATTTCCACCACTTTGCAGTGAAGACTCAAGGCAGAAGGGCTTGCTGCCTTCAGATGCTGGAGatgttgtgatggagaaataTGAATGCAGCCATCCTCAGCTGTGCCAGAGGGGAGCCGGGCTGGATGGGGGAAGGACCTGCTCCTGTGAGAGCTGCTGTCTGGGTGTGAGGAGGCCACTGTGTCGTGAGCAGGAAGTGTGAAACTAGAGGCGGACACCACTGCCAGGAATAATGGACACGTGGATTCTGAGAGGGGAAGGCGGGACTAACTGGACCTTACTGGGAGTGCCTAACATAGACTCTTTGGCGCTGCGAGGAAGTCATTCATATATTCCCATCTTACAAGGGCAGAGACAGAGACCTAGTGTGGTTCAGGAGTGTGGCCAAAGGGTACCCCCACCCTCCTCCAATATGTGGCTGCGCTGGGCTTCAGGTCAAGGTCTTTGGACTCAAAGCTCCTTGCACTAGACCACAGCTGGTCCTGACAGCAGGACTCAGGGTTCTTCAACTAGGAGAATTCCTGAGTTTTTCACTTGGGGCTTCATCCTGCAGTAAAGTAAACTCCCACTGAATATGGAATGTCATAGATAGGTAATTGTACGGTGATTCACTATATAATAGAGAAATGAGAACACTGTTGTAACTTTTTcattatgttatatttatttaatttaaaggaCTATTTTTGCTCTGAGATTATGTCCTTCCTTATTTTGGTATTGCAATATTCTTCATTTTATGAAATGGCCATGATGGAAGATGATCATTGGTTTTTGCTAGTATCTGTACTTGCCAAGATAAAAAGGTGGCATCCCAGTAgacatcatctatctatctatctatctatctatctatctatctatctatcatctacctagACTGTAATAGCCCGTGAAATCCCACAGACTGGGAAGCTTTAATTTGGTTGATAGACTTAGGAGGTCGGGCGGGTCCTTGGCAGAATGAATGGGCCAACAGGGCTTCATTTTCTGGGCAGTGAGTGAAGGAGAAGCAGTTCTGCTCCCTGAGCAAGGGAgagccttctcttcctttcctccctccctctctcaggaggcaggaggcaggagcagcTCTAAACAGAAGTGGGCAGCAGGCTTGGGCTGTGCAATGAACACTGTGCTGGGAAGAAGCACGCCTCCCAGTTCCGGCAAGTCACTAAACGTACTTGCAGTGTGTGCGCTTGATGGAAAGATCCAGGCCCTGGACATCAGAGGAACCACTGTTTGAACCCAGTTTGCCGCTTATAAGCTGTAGGACCTTGGCAGTTTACTTAACCCCCTGagaattattatataaaatatggataataaagTCTCTGCCCCACAGGGTTGTGGTGACCATCAGATTTCATAAAACACTACTACACTGTGTGGCGCCCTAGAAGTGCTCAAGAGATGGCCCCGGttgctattataattattttctttttcagttcctGTTTTCTCATCCGCAAAATGAAGAAGTTGGGCTAAGGGACTCCTTAGCTATTTTAGACAGGTCCATAGGTAGTGAATCAAACTTGAATTCTGAGAATCCAGGTTTCCTGAAAATCGCCAACTCAGGGGCAGtatgagttttattattttattaaagtccTAAAAGATTCTACTTTTTTCCTGTACCAGAGTTTCTCAACACTAGCACTATTGACGTTTGGGGCCCAATAATTCCTTGTCacagggggctgtcctgtgcattgtagcatATTTAGTaacatccctggtctctacccaccagatgccactAGCACATTCCCCCCTTCAGTCATGATaatcaaaactgtctccagacattgccaaatgtccccttggGGGCAAAATCCATTTCAGGAGAACCACTGCTCCATGTggcctttccctccctcctgccttgcAAACTGCCCCAAGGCTGAGGCTGGGTTTACTCATCTTCCAccaatggtgcctggcacaccacCTGGCCCCCGACAGGTGCTGAAGAGACGTGGCCCCAGCACTCCTGCTCTGAGGGACCAGGTAACCCCTGGGGGGCTAGTCCAGTGAGAAGAGCCATCTTTTCAAGTTTGGATTCAGTTTCTAGGATTCAGTTTGAATGCCTCAGAGGATCCCTCAGTCCCTGCAGTGGGTTGACTTGTCCACCAGagcctcagaatatgaccttatttggacgaagggtctttgcagatgtaattaaggtaaggCTCTCCAGATGAGATTATCCTCGAACAGACTAGTCCAATGACTTGAGTCCTTCTAACAGACAGGGAAATTTGACTTACACGGgtaagaccacgtgaagacagggaggcagagattgaagcCCTCtctctacaagccaaggaacgcagAGGGTTGCCAGCAGCTGCCGGAAGCTAGGAGAAAGGCAGGGAATGGATtccccccagagcctccagaaggaacgagtctgccaacaccttgattttggacttctggcctcctgaactgAGAGATGAATGAAACTGTTGTTTCAAGTGACtaagtttgtgctaatttgtgacagcagcccTAAAAATTAAACACACTCACCTTCCCTTAAGGTCCCTGACACCTCAGAAGTGGACACGGCCTGAGGCCtgaggggctgggcctgtggaGGAGACAGGGGACAGCTGAAGGCGCCAGGCCTCCAGGACTGACTGCAGATTTGAATGTTGCCTCAGTGCTCCAGGCAGCAATTTGCAAAGGGAGGGTGGGCCTTTCTCCCCCGGAGGCCACGCTTGGAGTCTCAGGAGGCAGATTTAGTGGGTGGAGACATTTGTAGCACATGACCAGGGATGGGCCGGCTGCAGGCTGGCAGACCCTGTCTGAGACCACGCAGCaatgagaaggaaagaacaaCAGCTCCACGCATGAACACGCATGAATCTCGCTGACCCAGAGAAGCCAGACACATCTCCACTGACACAGAATTCCGTGTACATGAACTGAGCGTCTGTTCACATAAAATTCACAAACCTGTAAGACAATCACTGCTATGAGGGCTTAGGAGAGTGTTTACCTTTGGCGGGGTTAGTGACAGGGAGCCGGGCACGCTGGAGACTTGCAGGGGGCCGGGCACGTTCTGACTCTTGACCTGGCTACAgctggttacatgggtgtgtACTATCTGAGCTATATACTCGTGACATGACTCCTTTTCTGTATGTAGATTAAACATCAATAAAATAGTTAAACaaagataattaaaatacataattaaatgCAATATGTTCCTTTCCTTGGATTCCGACTAGAGCAAAACAGATATTTTGGGCTAATTTTAGGGAAGTTTGAATATGGATTGGGTATTAGATGGCATTAAggatttaaaatttgtatttggtATAAAAATGATATTGTGCACACATAGGAAAATGCCTTTTTAGATAGGGAGGTGGATCTTGAAATAGACAGGGATGAAATGTCATCATGCCATGGTTCACAGGACAACATCAAACTCTCAATCCAATATGACAAAATgctaaaaattattaaatctgGGTGATGGATGTATGAAGTTCATTATATGACTATCTCTACTTTGTTTGTTTGCAAATGTTTATAATAAATGAGAAACTGAATATAGAGATAGACAACAGCCAGACCATATGTAAAAACAGGACTCTGACCCACAATCTGCAGCAGCCAGCCCAGAAACAACCAGATattcacagggaaaaaaatgaaacttgacCCCACTCCACACCatcaacaaaaattaattcaagatggaCTATAGACATAACCtgaacataaaagctaaaactataaagcttttatgagaaaatataggagaatatctttgtgacctgGAGGCAGGCGAAATTTCTTAGACTGGACAGAGAAGGCaagaaccaagaagaaaaaaaccccaataaattAGATTTCATCGTAATTTAAAACTCCTGCTCATTAAAAGCtactaagaagaaatgaagaaatgaataagcAAGCTATGGACTG
It includes:
- the PIRT gene encoding phosphoinositide-interacting protein, coding for MTMEAVPKKALEVDEKSPESKDLLPSQTASSLCISSRSESVWTTTPRSNWEIYRKPIVIMSVGGAILLFGVVITCLAYTLKLGESSCKVLKMIGPAFLSLGLMMLVCGLVWVPIIKKKQRQRQKSVFFQSLKSFFLNR